From one Chryseobacterium sp. 3008163 genomic stretch:
- a CDS encoding DUF4197 domain-containing protein, with protein sequence MKKTFLLAAGLLFSVSAQAQILDIIKSTVKNQTGIDLSNPKTTPATSTTSPQTPTKNSSSVNLGSLTSTQISSGLKEALNLGVTEGVKKLGVTDGFLKNEAVKILMPEKLRVIDTKLRAFGLGSLADQGVKLLNRAAEDAVTESAPIFTKAITSMTITDAKNILLGGDNSATNYLQSKTQTQLFTAFQPKVKASLGKVGADKVWTQLISKYNTLTGNAVSTDLNEYVTNETINGVFKMVAEKESGIRNNSVMRTTSILQKVFGAQDGK encoded by the coding sequence ATGAAAAAAACTTTTCTCTTAGCAGCCGGATTATTATTCTCGGTTTCTGCACAAGCACAAATTTTAGATATCATTAAATCTACTGTTAAAAACCAGACTGGTATAGATCTAAGCAATCCCAAAACGACACCAGCAACTTCTACAACAAGTCCACAAACTCCAACCAAAAACAGTTCTTCAGTTAATTTAGGAAGTCTGACTTCAACCCAAATTTCATCAGGTTTAAAGGAAGCTTTAAATTTAGGCGTAACTGAAGGTGTGAAAAAACTGGGCGTAACCGATGGTTTCCTGAAAAATGAAGCCGTGAAAATTTTAATGCCTGAAAAATTAAGAGTAATCGACACCAAACTCCGCGCTTTCGGGTTGGGAAGCTTAGCAGATCAGGGTGTGAAATTATTGAACAGAGCAGCTGAAGATGCTGTTACTGAATCTGCTCCGATTTTCACAAAAGCCATCACTTCAATGACGATTACCGACGCCAAAAACATTTTATTGGGAGGCGATAATTCGGCAACCAATTATTTACAAAGTAAAACCCAAACTCAATTATTCACTGCTTTTCAGCCAAAAGTGAAGGCTTCATTAGGGAAAGTTGGTGCTGATAAGGTTTGGACTCAATTAATTTCAAAATACAATACCTTGACTGGAAATGCTGTTTCAACAGATTTAAATGAATACGTTACCAACGAAACCATCAATGGCGTTTTCAAAATGGTTGCTGAAAAAGAAAGCGGTATCAGAAATAATTCTGTGATGAGAACGACCAGTATTTTGCAAAAGGTTTTTGGGGCGCAGGATGGTAAGTAG
- a CDS encoding CoA transferase subunit B — translation MLSKEDIAKRISKEVKDGYYVNLGIGIPTLVANYVPDNLSVEFQSENGVLGMGPFPFEGEEDADVINAGKQTITILEGGSFFDSAFSFGMIRSQKVDLTILGAMEVSENGDIANWKIPGKMVKGMGGAMDLVASAENIIVAMMHVNKAGESKILKKCTLPLTGINCVKKVVTELAVLDVTPAGFKLVERAPGVSVEHIIKSTEADLIIEGEIPEMQF, via the coding sequence ATGTTAAGTAAAGAAGATATAGCAAAACGTATTTCCAAAGAGGTAAAAGATGGATATTACGTCAACTTAGGAATAGGAATTCCAACATTGGTGGCCAACTACGTTCCAGACAATCTTTCGGTAGAATTTCAAAGTGAAAATGGAGTTTTAGGAATGGGTCCATTTCCTTTCGAGGGCGAAGAAGACGCAGACGTTATTAACGCCGGAAAACAAACCATTACCATTTTAGAAGGTGGTTCATTTTTCGATTCAGCTTTCAGTTTTGGGATGATCAGAAGCCAAAAAGTAGATTTAACTATCCTTGGCGCAATGGAAGTTTCAGAAAACGGAGACATTGCCAACTGGAAAATCCCAGGAAAAATGGTGAAAGGAATGGGTGGCGCAATGGATTTAGTAGCTTCAGCCGAAAATATTATCGTTGCGATGATGCACGTTAACAAAGCCGGAGAAAGTAAAATCCTGAAAAAATGTACACTTCCTTTAACCGGAATTAACTGCGTGAAAAAAGTAGTAACCGAATTGGCTGTTTTAGATGTAACTCCAGCCGGATTCAAATTGGTTGAAAGGGCTCCGGGAGTTTCTGTAGAACACATCATCAAATCAACAGAAGCAGATTTAATCATCGAAGGAGAAATTCCTGAAATGCAATTCTAA
- a CDS encoding CoA transferase subunit A gives MIDKRVKNAAEAIEGIQDGMTLMLGGFGLCGIPENSINALVDSDVKDLTCISNNAGVDDFGLGLLLQKKQIKKMISSYVGENAEFERQMLSGELDVELTPQGTLAEKCRAAQAGIPAFYTPAGFGTEVAEGKEVKDFKGKPHILEHAYDADYSIVKAWKGDHAGNLIFKGSARNFNHPMAGAGKITIAEVEELVAPGELDPNQIHIPGIMIQRIFQGEKFEKRIEQRTVRKKDN, from the coding sequence ATGATAGATAAAAGAGTAAAAAATGCTGCTGAAGCTATTGAAGGAATCCAAGACGGGATGACCCTGATGTTGGGCGGATTTGGTCTGTGCGGAATTCCGGAAAATTCAATCAATGCATTGGTAGATAGCGATGTAAAAGATTTGACATGTATTTCAAACAATGCGGGAGTAGATGATTTTGGTTTGGGATTATTGTTGCAAAAAAAGCAAATCAAAAAAATGATTTCTTCATACGTTGGGGAAAACGCAGAATTCGAAAGACAAATGCTTTCCGGTGAATTAGATGTTGAATTGACACCACAGGGAACTTTAGCCGAGAAATGTCGTGCCGCTCAGGCCGGAATTCCTGCATTCTACACACCAGCTGGTTTCGGAACTGAGGTTGCAGAAGGGAAAGAAGTAAAAGATTTCAAAGGGAAACCTCATATTTTGGAGCACGCATACGATGCAGATTATTCAATTGTAAAAGCCTGGAAAGGTGATCATGCAGGAAATTTAATTTTTAAAGGATCAGCAAGAAATTTCAATCATCCAATGGCAGGTGCTGGTAAAATTACCATTGCTGAAGTTGAAGAATTAGTTGCTCCGGGAGAATTAGACCCCAACCAGATTCACATTCCGGGAATTATGATTCAAAGGATTTTCCAAGGAGAAAAATTTGAAAAAAGAATCGAGCAACGAACTGTCAGAAAGAAAGATAATTAA
- a CDS encoding fibronectin type III domain-containing protein — translation MRHYLLFFFFVVQLSYAQVLYPYLQNPAHNSMIVNWKTSSDNETTVLYGNSPTNLNVTVTGTTNIFSDTGYNNNYYYHTAKITNLQPNTKYYYKIKTGTSESAVYNFRTLPLPGQPVTLDGKIRFLIMGDNQIKAEPRYDSLNYKAYKKLKEKFGLTSDPSDNIALTFMVGDQVDVGTLDHYENVHFKKNRKLSPYLPILTTVGNHETYGTLGMNSYYAHFNIDEIKYKNISSGNENYYAQQAGNVLFISLSSEHTGSAQQTWLQQILNEANNDSTVDWIISLSHRPYQAEQYVGDISTWVRNNAVPLLAGSDKYLMHVGAHHHLYHRGQLKNTPNYQIISGGTAWDQYWGMSTEQDFDDVQKTLTDWTYQIIEVDVTNGKVDIESYSIGGIYTQKDNVLIDSFHRYKNKPKPLKPSITNIFTAPITLPLTLNGSTFSSPANELLNTTQFLVSKVADFSVIEKEFYRDYENWFGKDGNGNPDLTKNVNAGVDITKVTFAANSITNGVYYVKTRYRDRNMEWSDWSDVKQFEVTGSVVSNPTFTLNKTEYLQNEAIAATYNDGPGNQQDWVAIYKKGQNPASVTSQGYIYTNGQTSGIANFPNGLATKGQYFAGFFANNGYTEIAPRKSFYVGPKAVLQTTADAYPVGGTVVVNFSNGPNLVKDWIGIYKMGHVPGPTPATKWSYVTTASGTLDFTGLPKGYYYAQYFLEDGYSTVGEKVFFKVGDIVTDLWINKPVYTLGENISASWTDSPGIIKDWLGIYPQNISVPDDNFVSYTYFDGVTQGTKAITGNVNGVPTTAGNYYMVMFTNDSYTEVSNRVQFQVTSATLGTEETKNKTEKNVVLYPNPTKPGQPTFIKSDYPIEKIELISATGQLLYKSENVQNQRFSLVNENLPKGVYFVKVHTRKLFTLKLIIE, via the coding sequence ATGAGGCATTATCTATTATTCTTTTTTTTCGTCGTCCAGCTTTCGTACGCTCAGGTTTTGTATCCTTACCTGCAAAATCCTGCTCACAATTCTATGATTGTCAACTGGAAGACAAGCTCAGACAATGAAACAACCGTTCTTTACGGAAATTCTCCAACGAACCTTAATGTGACTGTAACAGGAACTACCAATATTTTTTCTGATACAGGCTACAATAACAATTACTATTATCACACGGCAAAAATTACCAATTTACAACCTAACACCAAGTATTATTACAAAATAAAAACAGGAACCAGCGAATCTGCAGTGTATAACTTCAGAACACTTCCTCTTCCCGGGCAGCCTGTAACACTTGATGGAAAAATAAGGTTTTTGATCATGGGAGACAACCAGATCAAGGCAGAGCCTCGATATGATTCGTTAAATTACAAAGCTTACAAAAAACTTAAAGAAAAGTTCGGGCTTACATCAGATCCTTCAGATAATATTGCACTTACATTTATGGTCGGAGATCAGGTAGATGTCGGGACTCTTGATCATTATGAGAATGTTCACTTTAAAAAGAACAGAAAATTATCACCCTACCTTCCGATACTGACAACCGTTGGAAACCACGAGACGTATGGTACTTTGGGAATGAATTCTTACTACGCTCATTTTAATATCGATGAAATTAAATACAAAAATATCTCATCAGGCAACGAAAATTATTACGCTCAACAAGCAGGAAATGTTTTGTTTATAAGTTTAAGTTCAGAGCATACAGGCTCAGCACAGCAAACTTGGCTTCAGCAGATTTTAAACGAAGCAAATAACGATTCTACAGTTGACTGGATTATTTCATTAAGCCACAGACCTTATCAGGCAGAGCAATATGTAGGTGATATTTCTACATGGGTAAGAAACAATGCAGTTCCGCTTTTGGCAGGATCAGACAAATATTTGATGCATGTAGGAGCTCACCATCACCTTTATCACAGAGGACAGTTAAAAAACACTCCAAATTATCAGATTATCTCTGGAGGAACGGCTTGGGATCAGTATTGGGGAATGTCTACCGAACAGGATTTTGACGATGTACAGAAAACATTAACAGACTGGACGTACCAAATCATCGAAGTGGATGTCACCAACGGAAAAGTAGATATCGAAAGTTATTCTATCGGAGGAATTTATACTCAAAAAGACAATGTGCTGATTGACTCATTTCACAGGTATAAAAATAAACCTAAACCTTTGAAGCCGTCAATTACAAACATTTTTACAGCACCAATAACTTTGCCTTTAACATTAAATGGAAGTACTTTCTCTTCACCTGCAAACGAACTTTTAAATACGACTCAGTTTTTAGTAAGTAAAGTTGCTGACTTTTCGGTGATTGAAAAAGAATTTTACAGAGATTATGAAAACTGGTTCGGGAAAGATGGAAACGGAAATCCAGATCTTACCAAAAACGTGAATGCAGGTGTTGATATTACGAAAGTAACTTTCGCAGCAAACTCTATTACCAACGGAGTTTATTATGTGAAAACTCGTTACAGAGACAGAAACATGGAGTGGAGCGACTGGAGTGACGTAAAGCAATTTGAAGTAACAGGAAGCGTGGTTTCAAATCCTACTTTTACATTAAATAAAACAGAATACCTGCAAAATGAAGCGATTGCAGCTACTTACAATGACGGACCAGGAAATCAGCAGGACTGGGTCGCTATTTATAAAAAAGGACAAAACCCAGCATCAGTAACTTCACAAGGTTATATTTATACGAACGGACAAACTTCAGGAATTGCAAACTTCCCGAATGGTTTGGCAACTAAAGGTCAGTACTTTGCAGGATTTTTTGCTAATAACGGTTATACAGAAATTGCACCTAGAAAAAGTTTTTATGTGGGACCGAAAGCTGTGCTTCAAACCACTGCAGATGCATATCCTGTGGGCGGAACAGTGGTAGTTAATTTTTCGAATGGACCAAATTTAGTAAAAGACTGGATTGGAATTTATAAAATGGGACACGTTCCCGGGCCAACTCCTGCGACGAAATGGAGTTATGTCACAACCGCATCAGGAACTCTTGATTTTACAGGTCTTCCAAAAGGATATTATTATGCTCAGTATTTCCTTGAAGACGGTTACAGCACAGTAGGAGAGAAGGTTTTCTTTAAAGTAGGAGATATTGTGACAGACCTTTGGATCAATAAACCGGTATATACTTTAGGTGAAAATATTTCTGCTTCATGGACGGATTCGCCGGGTATCATCAAAGATTGGTTAGGAATTTATCCTCAAAATATTTCTGTTCCGGATGATAATTTTGTTTCATACACTTATTTTGATGGGGTAACTCAAGGTACAAAAGCCATTACAGGAAATGTAAATGGAGTACCAACCACAGCAGGTAATTATTACATGGTGATGTTTACCAATGATTCTTACACAGAAGTTTCAAACAGAGTACAGTTTCAGGTAACTTCAGCTACATTGGGAACTGAAGAAACGAAGAATAAGACTGAAAAAAATGTAGTTTTATATCCTAATCCTACAAAACCAGGACAGCCGACTTTTATTAAAAGTGACTATCCTATCGAAAAAATTGAGTTGATATCAGCGACAGGTCAACTGTTATACAAATCTGAAAACGTACAAAATCAGCGTTTTTCTTTAGTCAACGAGAACCTGCCAAAAGGTGTTTATTTTGTAAAAGTACATACCAGAAAATTATTTACTTTAAAATTAATTATTGAATAA
- the rplS gene encoding 50S ribosomal protein L19, whose product MDLLKYVQDKYITKKEFPEFKAGDTITVYYEIKEGQKTRTQFFKGTVIQLRGTGSTKTFTIRKMSGDVGVERVFPINMPALQKIEVDRRGKVRRSRIYYFRDLRGKKARIKDAAYKKK is encoded by the coding sequence ATGGATTTATTAAAGTACGTACAAGACAAGTACATTACAAAAAAAGAATTCCCTGAATTCAAAGCTGGTGATACAATCACTGTGTATTACGAGATTAAAGAAGGTCAAAAAACAAGAACTCAGTTCTTCAAAGGAACTGTAATCCAATTAAGAGGAACAGGTTCTACAAAGACTTTTACAATCAGAAAAATGAGTGGTGATGTAGGTGTAGAGAGAGTTTTCCCTATCAACATGCCTGCTCTTCAAAAAATCGAAGTTGACAGAAGAGGTAAAGTTAGAAGATCTAGAATTTACTACTTCAGAGACCTTAGAGGTAAAAAAGCGAGAATTAAAGACGCTGCTTACAAGAAGAAATAA
- a CDS encoding alpha/beta fold hydrolase: protein MKNFKNAAVIMLFSLASVSVFSQVKPLDVTLSNYQYPFEVHFKDLNSQKQNLKMAYMDVKPKKSNGKTMMLLHGKNFNGAYWEKTAKDLSDKGFRVIIPDQIGFGKSSKPQSYQFSFAQLASNTKAILDDLKIDKIIVLGHSMGGMVATRFTLMYPETVEKLILENPIGLEDYKALARYQTVDEAYQSELKNTAESYKNYQLKFYYDNKWKAEYQPWLDLIAGWTLHKDYPQVAWNAALTSDIIFNQPIVYEFKNIKTPTLLIIGTRDRTAIGKDRAPKEIQPTMGQYQELGKKTQQQIAGSKLVELENVGHLPHIEVYDKFWNALYDFIK from the coding sequence ATGAAAAATTTTAAAAATGCTGCAGTCATTATGTTGTTTTCATTAGCATCAGTTTCTGTGTTTTCTCAGGTAAAACCTTTAGACGTAACACTCTCAAACTACCAATATCCTTTCGAAGTTCATTTTAAAGATTTAAATTCTCAAAAACAAAATCTGAAAATGGCCTACATGGATGTGAAGCCTAAAAAATCCAACGGAAAAACCATGATGCTTCTTCACGGGAAGAATTTTAACGGAGCTTATTGGGAAAAAACGGCAAAAGATCTATCAGATAAAGGTTTCAGAGTGATTATTCCGGATCAGATTGGCTTTGGGAAATCTTCCAAGCCTCAAAGTTATCAGTTTTCATTTGCACAGTTAGCAAGCAATACTAAAGCTATTTTAGATGATTTAAAAATTGATAAAATCATTGTTCTCGGTCATTCAATGGGTGGAATGGTTGCCACAAGATTCACTTTAATGTATCCTGAAACCGTAGAAAAATTAATTCTCGAAAACCCAATCGGTTTGGAAGATTATAAAGCTTTAGCAAGATATCAAACCGTTGATGAAGCCTATCAATCTGAATTAAAAAATACCGCAGAATCGTATAAAAATTATCAACTTAAATTCTATTACGACAACAAATGGAAAGCAGAATACCAACCTTGGTTAGATCTTATCGCAGGCTGGACTTTACACAAAGACTATCCACAAGTCGCTTGGAATGCTGCGCTAACGAGCGATATTATTTTCAATCAACCAATTGTTTATGAGTTTAAAAATATCAAAACGCCCACATTATTAATTATCGGAACAAGAGACCGAACAGCCATCGGAAAAGACCGTGCACCCAAAGAAATTCAGCCTACCATGGGACAATATCAAGAACTAGGAAAGAAAACACAACAGCAAATTGCCGGATCAAAATTAGTAGAGCTCGAAAATGTCGGTCACCTTCCACACATCGAAGTGTACGATAAATTCTGGAATGCTCTTTATGATTTTATAAAGTAG
- a CDS encoding EamA family transporter, whose product MEKKNILKGVLFVGIGASIYGMLATFVKMSYKEGFTTSEVTTAQFVMGFVGLLILNFIQTITSKKTLASPISKEIKMLMLAGTSLGCTSLFYYLSVQYINVSIAIVLLMQSVWFSVVVESFLTKKLPTLRKVISVCIVLLGTVLATNLINLEVTIDWHGIFWGLLAAASFTMTMFTSNTLATGLPVLRKSIIMLSGGSVVILLFLFFAQIGPLHFEGLKSFYLNFTENTQHIRPFDYSIFWKYGFILALFGTIIPPILFNLGFPNTGLGLGSIISSLELPVSVTMAFVLLSEKVILIQWIGIVLILFAIVLMNLPSKKEKLAEQLS is encoded by the coding sequence ATGGAGAAGAAGAATATTTTAAAAGGAGTTTTATTTGTCGGGATTGGTGCAAGTATTTATGGGATGCTGGCAACTTTTGTGAAGATGTCTTACAAAGAGGGTTTTACAACCTCTGAAGTGACAACCGCACAGTTTGTCATGGGATTTGTTGGTTTATTGATTTTAAATTTCATTCAAACCATTACTTCTAAAAAAACTTTAGCGTCACCGATTTCAAAAGAGATTAAAATGTTAATGCTGGCAGGCACATCATTGGGGTGCACGAGCTTGTTTTACTACTTGTCAGTGCAGTACATCAATGTTTCGATCGCTATTGTTTTGCTGATGCAGTCTGTTTGGTTCAGCGTTGTGGTAGAAAGTTTCTTAACTAAAAAATTACCGACACTCAGAAAAGTGATTTCGGTTTGTATTGTTTTGTTGGGGACGGTTTTAGCAACAAATTTGATCAATCTTGAAGTTACAATTGACTGGCATGGCATCTTTTGGGGATTATTGGCGGCAGCATCATTTACGATGACGATGTTTACTTCAAATACTTTGGCGACAGGTTTACCGGTTCTTAGGAAAAGTATCATTATGCTTTCGGGAGGTTCGGTTGTTATCCTTTTGTTTTTGTTTTTTGCACAAATTGGGCCTCTTCATTTTGAAGGTTTAAAATCATTTTACCTTAATTTCACTGAAAATACACAGCACATCCGACCGTTTGATTATTCTATTTTTTGGAAATATGGATTTATATTAGCGCTGTTTGGAACCATCATTCCACCGATTTTATTTAATCTGGGTTTTCCAAATACAGGTCTGGGATTGGGAAGTATTATTTCGTCTTTGGAACTTCCGGTTTCCGTAACGATGGCGTTCGTTTTATTAAGCGAAAAAGTAATCCTTATTCAATGGATTGGAATTGTTTTAATTCTTTTCGCAATTGTTTTGATGAATCTGCCTTCAAAAAAAGAAAAACTTGCAGAACAACTTTCTTAA